A portion of the Nitratidesulfovibrio termitidis HI1 genome contains these proteins:
- the tyrS gene encoding tyrosine--tRNA ligase yields MIDIDTQLERIKRGMAELIDEAELRKKIARGTPLRVKAGFDPTAPDLHLGHTVLIHKLRHFQELGHTVIFLIGDFTGQIGDPSGRSDTRPPLTPEQILDNAETYKKQVFKILDPEKTEVDFNSRWMNAFSAADFVRLASRYTVARMLERDDFEKRYRDGRPIAIHEFLYPLVQGYDSVALRADVELGGTDQKFNLLMGRTLQSQYGQEPQCILTVPILEGLDGVKKMSKSLGNYVGIDEPPSDMFGKIMSVSDDLMWRYYELISARSLEDIADMKRRVQAGEAHPKAVKEDLAFEITARYHGDDKAAEARQGFNAVFAGGGVPDDAPEHACAQGEDSTPPVFLEAAGLVKSRGEAKRLIKEGALSVDGVRCDDAMAPLAPGSYVVKLGKKRFLRLTVTG; encoded by the coding sequence ATGATCGACATCGACACCCAGTTGGAACGCATCAAGCGCGGCATGGCCGAGCTCATCGACGAGGCCGAACTGCGCAAGAAGATCGCGCGCGGCACGCCGCTGCGCGTCAAGGCGGGCTTCGACCCCACCGCGCCGGACCTGCACCTTGGCCACACGGTGCTCATCCACAAGCTGCGCCATTTCCAGGAACTGGGCCACACCGTCATCTTCCTGATCGGCGACTTCACGGGGCAGATCGGCGATCCTTCGGGTCGGTCGGATACCCGCCCGCCGCTGACGCCGGAACAGATCCTGGACAACGCCGAGACCTACAAGAAGCAGGTCTTCAAGATCCTGGATCCGGAAAAGACCGAGGTCGATTTCAACTCGCGCTGGATGAACGCCTTTTCCGCCGCCGATTTCGTGCGCCTTGCCTCGCGCTACACCGTGGCCCGCATGCTGGAGCGCGACGACTTCGAAAAGCGCTACCGCGACGGGCGGCCCATCGCCATCCACGAATTCCTGTACCCGCTGGTGCAGGGGTACGATTCGGTGGCCCTGCGCGCCGACGTGGAACTGGGCGGCACCGACCAGAAGTTCAACCTGCTCATGGGCCGCACGCTGCAATCGCAGTACGGGCAGGAGCCGCAGTGCATCCTTACCGTGCCCATTCTGGAAGGGCTGGACGGCGTGAAGAAAATGTCGAAGTCCCTCGGCAACTACGTGGGTATCGACGAACCGCCGTCCGACATGTTCGGCAAGATCATGTCCGTGTCCGATGATCTCATGTGGCGCTACTACGAACTCATTTCCGCCCGCTCGCTGGAAGACATCGCGGACATGAAGCGCCGCGTGCAGGCCGGTGAAGCCCACCCCAAGGCGGTGAAGGAAGACCTGGCCTTCGAAATCACCGCCCGCTACCACGGCGACGACAAGGCCGCAGAGGCCCGTCAGGGCTTCAACGCCGTGTTCGCCGGTGGCGGCGTGCCGGACGACGCGCCCGAACACGCCTGCGCCCAGGGCGAGGACAGCACCCCCCCGGTGTTCCTGGAAGCGGCGGGCCTGGTCAAGTCGCGCGGCGAGGCCAAGCGGCTGATCAAGGAAGGCGCGTTGTCCGTGGACGGCGTGCGTTGCGACGACGCCATGGCCCCGCTGGCTCCCGGCAGCTACGTGGTCAAGCTGGGCAAGAAGCGCTTCCTGCGTCTGACCGTGACGGGGTAG
- a CDS encoding TIGR00282 family metallophosphoesterase, whose protein sequence is MRILFFGDIVGKPGRQALKELLPALRREHAADVVIANGENASGGIGLTAETLRELLGMGIDILTTGNHVWKHRDLYGALDKEPRLLRPANYPAGAPGRGLGVYDLPGGHRLAVLNLCGTTYMDPLDCPFRTAEALLARLEAEEGAPVVRLVDFHAEATSEKKALGWFLDGRVSAVIGTHTHVQTADAMLLPGSTAYLTDAGMCGVEASVLGMDHKVIVDRFLTRLPQRFRPATGRGSLNGVLLDVDEATGRARSIRALRVACPAAEAFDTGNGAPQTPDA, encoded by the coding sequence ATGCGCATCCTCTTTTTCGGCGACATCGTGGGCAAGCCGGGCAGGCAGGCCCTGAAGGAACTGCTGCCCGCCCTGCGGCGCGAGCACGCTGCCGACGTGGTCATCGCCAATGGCGAAAACGCCTCCGGCGGCATCGGCCTGACGGCGGAAACCCTGCGCGAACTGCTGGGCATGGGCATCGACATCCTGACCACCGGCAATCACGTATGGAAACACCGCGACCTGTACGGCGCGCTGGACAAGGAGCCGCGCCTGCTGCGCCCCGCCAATTACCCGGCGGGTGCGCCGGGGCGGGGCCTTGGCGTGTACGACCTGCCCGGCGGGCATCGCCTGGCGGTACTGAACCTGTGCGGCACCACCTACATGGACCCGCTGGACTGCCCCTTCCGCACGGCAGAGGCCCTGCTGGCCCGGCTGGAGGCGGAAGAGGGCGCTCCCGTTGTCCGCCTTGTGGATTTTCATGCCGAGGCCACCAGCGAAAAGAAGGCCCTGGGCTGGTTTCTGGATGGCCGGGTCAGTGCGGTTATCGGCACCCACACCCACGTGCAGACCGCCGACGCCATGCTGCTGCCCGGCTCCACCGCCTACCTTACCGACGCAGGCATGTGCGGGGTGGAGGCGTCCGTGCTGGGCATGGACCACAAGGTCATCGTGGACCGCTTTCTGACCCGGCTGCCGCAGCGTTTTCGCCCGGCCACGGGGCGCGGCTCGCTGAACGGCGTGCTGCTGGACGTGGACGAGGCCACAGGCAGGGCGCGGTCCATCCGCGCGTTGCGCGTGGCCTGCCCGGCGGCAGAGGCGTTCGATACGGGCAACGGCGCGCCGCAGACGCCGGACGCCTGA
- the glp gene encoding gephyrin-like molybdotransferase Glp — MTGFFNVLSVEAFTELLRAFSPLAAETVDLHRADGRVLAADVIAGEDLPLTDRAGMDGYAVRAADLFGATETNPAYLECDGRVDIEHPATFAVTPGRCAAIVTGGVMPEGADAVVMVEHTHELGAGTIEMRRAVAPGENVMLRGEDAMAGTPALTAGTRLRPQEVGMLAAVGATSVRVHCAPRVVIISTGDELVAPEATPRPGQVRDVNSHTLAALVRRTGCEARCLGIVPDELGALEAALREGLRDADVVLLSGGSSVGVRDLTVAALSRIEGAELLAHGVAISPGKPTILARVPEGDGGGCRAVWGLPGQVTSAQVVMFVLGIPFLHHLSGRTDAFDRSLWPARRVRLARNVASRQGREDWVRVRIDPTRQEDGGLPSAVPLLGKSGLLHTLTGAHALVRIPERAEGLVAGSEHDAYLI, encoded by the coding sequence ATGACCGGATTTTTCAACGTCCTCTCGGTGGAGGCGTTCACCGAACTCTTGCGCGCCTTTTCGCCCCTGGCGGCGGAAACGGTGGACCTGCACCGGGCCGATGGCCGCGTGCTTGCGGCGGACGTCATTGCCGGGGAAGACCTGCCCCTTACCGACCGCGCGGGCATGGATGGCTACGCAGTGCGCGCCGCCGACCTGTTCGGCGCCACGGAAACGAACCCTGCCTACCTCGAATGCGACGGCAGGGTGGACATCGAACACCCCGCCACCTTTGCCGTGACGCCGGGCCGTTGCGCCGCCATCGTCACTGGCGGCGTCATGCCTGAAGGCGCCGACGCGGTGGTCATGGTGGAGCACACCCATGAACTGGGGGCAGGCACCATAGAGATGCGCCGCGCCGTTGCCCCCGGGGAAAACGTGATGCTGCGCGGCGAGGACGCCATGGCGGGCACACCCGCGCTGACGGCGGGCACCCGGCTGCGCCCGCAGGAAGTGGGCATGCTGGCCGCCGTGGGCGCCACGTCCGTGCGCGTGCACTGTGCGCCGCGCGTGGTCATCATTTCCACCGGCGATGAACTGGTGGCCCCGGAGGCCACGCCCCGGCCCGGCCAGGTGCGTGACGTGAACAGCCACACCCTGGCCGCGCTGGTGCGCCGGACCGGATGCGAGGCGCGCTGCCTCGGCATCGTGCCCGACGAACTGGGCGCGCTGGAGGCGGCTCTGCGCGAGGGGCTGCGTGACGCCGACGTGGTGTTGCTGTCCGGCGGCAGTTCAGTGGGCGTGCGCGACCTGACCGTGGCCGCGCTGTCGCGCATCGAAGGGGCGGAACTGCTGGCCCACGGCGTGGCCATCAGCCCCGGCAAGCCGACCATCCTTGCCCGTGTGCCCGAGGGGGACGGCGGCGGCTGCCGCGCGGTGTGGGGCCTGCCTGGGCAGGTGACCTCTGCCCAGGTGGTCATGTTCGTGCTGGGGATACCCTTCCTGCATCATCTCTCCGGCCGGACCGATGCCTTCGACCGGTCGCTGTGGCCTGCGCGCCGGGTGCGTCTGGCGCGCAACGTGGCGTCGCGGCAGGGGCGCGAGGACTGGGTGCGGGTGCGCATCGACCCGACCCGGCAGGAAGATGGCGGGCTGCCGTCCGCCGTGCCGCTGCTGGGCAAGTCCGGCCTGCTGCACACGCTGACCGGGGCGCACGCGCTGGTGCGCATACCCGAGCGGGCGGAAGGGCTTGTGGCGGGCTCCGAGCACGACGCGTATCTGATTTAG
- a CDS encoding DUF748 domain-containing protein → MSAKPEKSASKWSPATVASRGKAWWALRRVRRWTYTIVGIVVAWGVLAGLAMPPLLRGVLENQLSDKLRVRCTVEKVRFNPYTWALSIQGVRVPNPTGDGDMLTFDALEFSPGLSAALRLAPVLAYVRLVNPVVYVAHFGDGRYSFSEFIPPDGEGEEGKKDHADETDKPLFPFAASDFEVVNGTVIFHDAPLKTIHTITELQFVVPFTSTMERDRERAITPSLNATVDGKALSVQGRLLPFAEHLRTEFDVVTDEVDLTRYREYLAAFTPLRLESGRLGVNLKLVVEQPAAHDVEFGLAGSVTLNDLRVNAPDGKDTVLGLTSGVVEVEQFSLLDRHVDVRRVDLDGLLARAGRLADGSIDWLGFVAPAGGKRQEQARTQPFPAERAQQDQAGKSDVARNGSMAASAPLGANGTDGTNGTGGIGASDVPAKASARNVASDEPPFVVNVRTLGLRDATVVWKDASVPGGAVVRLSGLDATLTDFATPGGMQSPKGGGAFTVSLRMDGGGATGDAPKPGAPAKPGTGTLKAEGNVTLEPLGVTLRLDARDLPLVPVRGYVAQALPLSLDAGSTGVQGEIDLSLAAPDAPGLVLRKGAAQVSGLILSLAGAPTGQKQPSVSLGKLEVSDTSVDLAARTVAVGPVTLTKPDVRVVRGKDGIIDLAALAGGASPAESGKAQPASARSARSARSTVSRGQERPAAREASRVAAQKPAPAPEGSEWQVSVASLRMDEGRVTFEDRQPKEPGALTLEGMRLVTGPLSPQRGAPLDVDFSARWQKQGAIGIKAKGTAQPLHLTVDSKLAKVNLRPLDPYLGEVSDLLFGSGEVSSELKVALREQPAPAAPTGRARRTSASAGQAAEPALEVSVEGAARLDNLSLKLAGGKQELASLRRFAVRGLRFGQQASGDLSLRVQEVGLERPKLSVVVFKDGSTSIGRALGAKPPVAANDAKPPAAVKDAKPPVAATEDAKPSAVADKDARAPAGDAAQPAKAASGPVTDSASPPPAPSAQSDGAAVAARPNAGPFTTLDVGSLSISGGALRFRDERMSPAYVAEMSDIEGRISGVSLDPASRAEVQLRAGIEGVPVLVGGTVNPLIHPVFADMRFTMSGLDLVPLSPYAVQYIAYPVEHGRFSADVAVKAENWVLDADNHFTLSQIELGSKDNRPDAPNYPVKLGLALLQDMSGNVDLRLPVKGRMDDPEFRLGGVVMQAVLNLMVKVVTSPFALVGSVLSLGSSGRDMRYIEFAPGVATLNEAADKDLRAVVEVLRQRPRLKLEVQGTAEPDGDTRGLKEQALLRALREAKHASLSRAERARVNVDDVTIDKDEYEDLLDEVYKDAPFEKPRNVVGFTKSQPVDVMEAALKEHYEVTPESLKELAVARAKAVRDKLLELEPALGERVFLSGAKVAPVAGADGGDGAKGGGSRVNLGLQ, encoded by the coding sequence ATGAGCGCGAAGCCGGAAAAGAGTGCGTCGAAGTGGTCGCCAGCGACCGTTGCATCACGTGGAAAAGCATGGTGGGCCTTGCGGCGGGTGCGTCGCTGGACATACACCATCGTCGGCATCGTAGTGGCATGGGGCGTGCTGGCCGGTCTGGCCATGCCGCCACTGCTGCGCGGCGTGCTGGAAAACCAGCTGTCCGACAAGCTGCGGGTGCGCTGCACCGTGGAGAAGGTGCGCTTCAATCCGTACACGTGGGCGTTGTCCATCCAGGGCGTGCGCGTGCCCAACCCCACCGGCGACGGCGACATGCTGACCTTCGACGCGCTGGAATTCTCGCCCGGCCTTTCCGCGGCGCTGCGCCTTGCCCCGGTGCTGGCCTACGTGCGGCTGGTGAACCCGGTGGTGTACGTGGCCCATTTCGGCGACGGACGCTATTCCTTCTCGGAATTCATCCCCCCGGACGGAGAAGGCGAAGAGGGAAAAAAGGACCATGCCGACGAGACGGACAAGCCGCTGTTCCCCTTTGCCGCCAGTGACTTCGAGGTGGTCAACGGCACGGTGATCTTCCACGACGCGCCGCTCAAGACCATCCACACCATCACGGAATTGCAGTTCGTGGTGCCGTTCACCTCCACCATGGAACGCGACCGCGAGCGGGCCATCACCCCCAGCCTCAACGCCACGGTGGACGGCAAGGCGCTGTCCGTGCAGGGGCGGCTGTTGCCTTTTGCCGAGCACCTGCGCACCGAGTTCGACGTGGTCACCGACGAGGTGGACCTGACCCGGTACCGCGAATACCTGGCCGCGTTCACGCCGCTGCGCCTGGAGTCGGGGCGGCTGGGTGTGAACCTGAAGCTGGTGGTGGAGCAGCCTGCCGCGCACGACGTGGAGTTTGGCCTAGCGGGTTCCGTGACCCTGAACGACCTGCGCGTGAATGCGCCCGACGGCAAGGACACGGTGCTGGGCCTGACCTCCGGCGTGGTGGAGGTGGAGCAATTTTCATTGCTGGACCGGCACGTGGACGTGCGCCGGGTGGACCTGGACGGGTTGCTGGCGCGGGCGGGGCGGCTGGCCGACGGCTCCATCGACTGGCTGGGCTTCGTGGCCCCGGCTGGGGGGAAGCGGCAGGAGCAGGCCCGGACGCAACCGTTTCCGGCGGAACGGGCGCAACAGGACCAGGCTGGAAAGTCCGACGTGGCGCGGAATGGATCAATGGCCGCCAGCGCTCCTCTTGGAGCGAACGGGACTGACGGCACCAATGGAACTGGCGGAATCGGGGCAAGCGACGTACCCGCCAAGGCATCTGCCAGAAACGTGGCGTCGGACGAGCCGCCCTTCGTGGTCAACGTGCGTACCCTGGGGCTGCGCGACGCGACTGTGGTCTGGAAGGACGCCTCGGTGCCCGGCGGCGCGGTGGTGCGTCTGAGCGGCCTTGATGCCACCCTGACCGATTTCGCCACGCCCGGCGGCATGCAGAGTCCCAAGGGCGGTGGCGCGTTCACCGTGTCGCTGCGCATGGACGGCGGCGGTGCGACGGGCGATGCCCCCAAGCCCGGTGCCCCGGCCAAACCGGGGACGGGTACGCTGAAGGCGGAGGGCAACGTGACCCTGGAACCGCTGGGCGTGACCCTGCGGCTGGATGCGCGCGACCTGCCCCTGGTGCCGGTGCGCGGCTACGTGGCCCAGGCCCTGCCCCTGTCGCTGGACGCAGGGTCCACGGGCGTGCAGGGCGAGATCGATCTTTCCCTGGCCGCGCCCGATGCCCCCGGCCTTGTGCTGCGCAAGGGCGCGGCGCAGGTGTCCGGACTCATTCTGTCCCTGGCCGGGGCGCCGACCGGGCAGAAGCAGCCTTCCGTGAGTCTGGGCAAGCTGGAAGTGTCCGACACCAGTGTGGACCTTGCGGCGCGCACCGTGGCCGTGGGGCCGGTGACGCTGACGAAGCCGGACGTCCGGGTGGTGCGCGGCAAGGACGGCATCATCGACCTTGCCGCGCTGGCGGGGGGGGCGTCCCCGGCAGAGTCCGGCAAGGCACAGCCCGCGTCCGCCCGATCGGCCCGATCGGCCCGATCCACAGTGAGCAGGGGGCAGGAACGCCCGGCAGCGCGCGAAGCCTCACGTGTCGCCGCACAAAAACCTGCCCCCGCGCCGGAAGGGTCGGAGTGGCAGGTATCCGTGGCCTCGCTGCGCATGGACGAGGGCCGCGTGACCTTCGAGGACCGACAGCCCAAAGAACCGGGTGCGCTCACCCTGGAAGGGATGCGCCTGGTCACCGGCCCGCTGTCGCCGCAGCGCGGCGCACCGCTGGACGTGGATTTTTCCGCGCGCTGGCAGAAGCAGGGCGCCATCGGCATCAAGGCCAAGGGTACGGCGCAGCCGCTGCACCTGACCGTGGACAGCAAGTTGGCCAAGGTGAACCTGCGCCCGCTGGACCCGTACCTGGGCGAAGTGAGCGATCTGTTGTTCGGCAGTGGCGAGGTGTCGTCAGAACTCAAGGTGGCCCTGCGCGAGCAGCCTGCGCCGGCGGCTCCGACGGGCAGGGCTCGCCGCACGTCCGCGTCCGCCGGACAGGCGGCGGAACCGGCTCTTGAGGTAAGCGTGGAGGGCGCGGCCCGTCTGGACAACCTGTCGCTGAAGCTGGCCGGGGGCAAGCAGGAGCTTGCCTCTCTGCGGCGGTTTGCGGTGCGCGGGTTGCGCTTTGGCCAGCAGGCTTCGGGCGATCTTTCCCTGCGCGTGCAGGAGGTGGGGCTGGAAAGGCCGAAGCTTTCGGTGGTGGTGTTCAAGGACGGCTCCACCAGCATCGGGCGGGCCCTGGGGGCGAAGCCCCCGGTGGCAGCGAATGACGCGAAGCCCCCGGCGGCAGTGAAGGACGCGAAGCCCCCGGTGGCAGCCACGGAGGATGCGAAGCCTTCGGCGGTAGCGGACAAGGACGCCAGGGCCCCGGCGGGTGACGCTGCGCAGCCTGCCAAGGCCGCGTCGGGGCCTGTCACGGATTCGGCATCGCCGCCACCCGCACCTTCTGCCCAGAGTGACGGCGCGGCGGTTGCGGCCCGTCCCAATGCCGGGCCGTTCACCACGCTGGACGTGGGCAGCCTGTCCATTTCCGGCGGTGCGCTGCGCTTCCGCGATGAGCGCATGTCCCCGGCCTATGTTGCGGAAATGTCCGACATCGAGGGGCGCATTTCCGGCGTTTCGCTGGACCCGGCCTCGCGGGCCGAGGTGCAGCTACGGGCTGGCATCGAAGGGGTGCCGGTGCTGGTGGGCGGCACGGTGAATCCGCTCATCCATCCCGTGTTCGCGGACATGCGTTTCACCATGTCCGGACTGGATCTGGTGCCCCTGTCGCCCTACGCGGTGCAGTACATCGCCTACCCCGTGGAGCACGGGCGCTTTTCTGCCGATGTGGCCGTAAAGGCGGAAAACTGGGTGCTGGATGCCGACAACCATTTCACCCTCAGCCAGATAGAACTGGGCAGCAAGGACAACCGGCCAGATGCCCCCAATTACCCCGTCAAGCTGGGGCTGGCCCTGTTGCAGGACATGAGCGGCAACGTGGACCTGCGCCTGCCCGTGAAGGGACGGATGGACGACCCGGAATTCCGTCTGGGCGGGGTGGTCATGCAGGCCGTGCTGAACCTGATGGTCAAGGTGGTCACGTCGCCCTTTGCCCTGGTGGGCAGCGTGCTCAGCCTGGGCAGCAGCGGCAGGGACATGCGCTACATCGAGTTCGCGCCGGGCGTGGCAACGTTGAACGAGGCGGCGGACAAGGACCTGCGCGCGGTGGTCGAGGTGCTGCGGCAGCGCCCGCGCCTGAAGCTGGAAGTGCAGGGTACGGCCGAACCGGATGGCGACACGCGCGGCCTGAAGGAACAGGCGCTGCTGCGCGCACTGCGCGAGGCCAAGCACGCCTCGCTGTCGCGAGCAGAGCGGGCGCGGGTGAACGTGGACGACGTGACCATCGACAAGGACGAGTACGAGGACCTGCTGGACGAGGTGTACAAGGATGCGCCCTTCGAGAAGCCGCGTAACGTTGTCGGTTTCACGAAGTCGCAGCCTGTTGACGTGATGGAGGCCGCGCTGAAGGAACATTACGAAGTGACGCCCGAGTCGCTGAAGGAACTGGCGGTCGCGCGGGCCAAGGCGGTGCGGGACAAGCTGCTGGAACTGGAGCCCGCGCTGGGCGAACGGGTGTTCCTGTCCGGTGCCAAGGTTGCGCCTGTTGCCGGTGCGGATGGCGGGGATGGCGCCAAAGGCGGGGGGAGCAGGGTTAATCTGGGGTTGCAGTAG
- a CDS encoding sigma-54-dependent transcriptional regulator has translation MPHRPHVLIVDDEPDFARGLSRLAAELFPEVEVAQAFSGAEALDCLRAQRVDVLLTDLRMPGMTGLQLVPMALEQDPDLSVVVLTAHGSIETAVEALRAGAYDFVAKPVEPDQLARVLGKGLERSRLLAENRRLRDVVSLGTGRDDLVGQGQAMQALRRTIATVAQSDYTVLVRGESGTGKEMVARTIHRQSQRASMPFLAVNCPAIPEHLLESELFGHVRGAFTGAERDRKGLFAMADGGTVHLDEIGDISQPIQTKLLRFLQEGEIRPVGSGRTENVDVRVVASTNQDLEARMASREFREDLFYRLNVVTIRVPPLRERVEDIPLLAVTFLRNACDELGLPQKTVAPDVLDHLAGRDWPGNVRELQNVVRRLTLFSGGEVLGMDTVRHVAAGGLGRTGDWLRTRQGGIAGSTNPASVGTGGVVTGPTGGQVGGQGHTEASGGIAPVSPVGAVGAVGAVGTGGAVAAGGGGVVPYKAAKARVTDQFTQGYLRDLLAQTGGNVSEAARLSGLSRVAIQKMVARLGMDVGEFRG, from the coding sequence ATGCCCCACCGACCGCACGTGCTCATCGTGGACGACGAACCGGATTTCGCCCGGGGGCTTTCGCGTCTGGCCGCGGAATTGTTTCCCGAGGTGGAGGTGGCCCAGGCTTTCTCCGGTGCAGAGGCGCTGGACTGCCTGCGGGCGCAGCGGGTGGACGTGCTGCTCACCGACCTGCGCATGCCTGGCATGACCGGTCTGCAACTGGTGCCCATGGCGCTGGAACAGGACCCGGACCTGAGCGTGGTGGTGCTGACCGCGCACGGCTCCATCGAAACGGCGGTGGAGGCGTTACGCGCCGGGGCCTACGATTTCGTGGCCAAGCCCGTGGAGCCGGACCAACTGGCCCGCGTGCTGGGCAAGGGGCTGGAACGCAGCCGCCTGCTGGCGGAGAACCGCCGCCTGCGCGACGTGGTTTCGCTGGGCACCGGCCGCGACGACCTGGTGGGGCAGGGGCAGGCCATGCAGGCCCTGCGCCGCACCATCGCCACCGTGGCCCAGTCGGACTACACGGTGTTGGTGCGGGGCGAATCGGGCACGGGCAAGGAAATGGTGGCCCGCACCATCCACAGGCAGAGCCAGCGCGCCTCCATGCCTTTTCTGGCCGTGAACTGCCCGGCCATTCCGGAACATCTGCTGGAAAGCGAGCTGTTCGGCCATGTGCGCGGGGCCTTCACCGGGGCGGAGCGTGACCGCAAGGGGCTGTTCGCCATGGCGGATGGCGGCACCGTGCATCTGGACGAAATAGGCGACATCTCGCAGCCCATCCAGACCAAACTGCTGCGCTTTCTGCAAGAGGGCGAAATCCGCCCCGTGGGTTCCGGCCGCACCGAAAACGTGGACGTGCGGGTGGTGGCTTCCACCAACCAGGACCTGGAGGCCCGCATGGCCTCGCGCGAATTCCGCGAGGATCTGTTCTACCGGCTCAACGTGGTCACCATCCGGGTGCCCCCCCTGCGCGAACGGGTGGAGGACATCCCCCTGCTGGCGGTCACCTTCCTGCGCAATGCCTGCGACGAGCTGGGCCTGCCGCAGAAGACCGTGGCGCCGGACGTGCTCGACCATCTGGCCGGGCGCGACTGGCCGGGCAACGTGCGCGAACTGCAAAACGTGGTGCGCAGGCTGACCCTGTTCAGTGGCGGGGAGGTGCTGGGCATGGATACGGTGCGCCATGTGGCGGCGGGCGGGCTTGGCCGCACGGGCGACTGGCTGCGGACCCGACAGGGGGGAATAGCCGGTTCCACGAATCCCGCCAGTGTCGGAACTGGAGGTGTGGTCACCGGGCCGACGGGTGGTCAGGTTGGAGGACAGGGGCACACGGAAGCATCCGGGGGCATTGCGCCTGTCTCCCCCGTCGGGGCAGTCGGGGCAGTCGGGGCAGTCGGGACAGGCGGGGCAGTTGCTGCGGGCGGGGGCGGCGTCGTGCCGTACAAGGCGGCCAAGGCCCGCGTTACCGACCAGTTCACCCAGGGCTACCTGCGCGACCTGCTGGCCCAGACCGGGGGCAACGTGTCCGAGGCGGCGCGGCTGTCCGGCCTGTCGCGGGTGGCCATCCAGAAGATGGTGGCGCGACTGGGGATGGATGTGGGCGAGTTCCGGGGCTAG
- a CDS encoding DMT family transporter, with product MHASSRTGVGTRGVLLALAATVIWSGNFIVARALADSMPPVSVSFARWLVATCVLLPFGLGPLRREWPVVRAHLAYFCVTGFVGVSVFNTLIYVAGRTTAALNMALIATSSPIFIILFSRVFLGEAVTLRRLAGLATAVTGIVVLVTRGDLARLSTLTFTSGDLWMVAASMLFAGYSVLVRKRPTGVGQTTFLMATFIPGLLGILPMLAWELSTGSMPVFTPQAVIGVLYIGLGASLIAYRCWNLAIAAIGPSRSALIYYSLPAFSGLEALLLLGEPVTPAHFTSGALILGGILVATRE from the coding sequence ATGCACGCATCTTCACGCACGGGCGTGGGCACGCGCGGCGTCCTGCTGGCGCTGGCGGCCACCGTCATCTGGTCCGGCAACTTCATCGTGGCGCGCGCGCTGGCCGACAGCATGCCGCCGGTATCCGTCTCGTTCGCGCGGTGGCTGGTGGCCACCTGCGTCCTGCTGCCCTTCGGCCTTGGCCCGCTGCGCCGCGAATGGCCCGTGGTGCGCGCCCACCTGGCCTACTTCTGCGTGACCGGCTTCGTCGGGGTTTCGGTGTTCAACACCCTCATCTACGTGGCCGGACGCACCACCGCAGCGCTGAACATGGCGCTTATCGCCACGTCCTCGCCCATCTTCATCATCCTGTTCTCGCGGGTATTCCTGGGCGAGGCGGTGACCCTGCGCCGCCTGGCGGGCCTGGCCACGGCGGTGACAGGCATCGTGGTGCTGGTGACGCGGGGCGACCTTGCGCGACTGTCCACCCTTACCTTCACCAGCGGCGACCTGTGGATGGTGGCCGCCTCCATGCTGTTCGCGGGGTATTCGGTGCTGGTGCGCAAGCGCCCCACGGGCGTGGGGCAGACCACCTTCCTGATGGCCACCTTCATTCCAGGCCTGCTGGGCATCCTGCCCATGCTGGCGTGGGAACTTTCCACCGGGTCCATGCCGGTGTTCACACCGCAGGCCGTGATCGGGGTGCTGTACATCGGGCTGGGGGCATCGCTCATCGCCTACCGCTGCTGGAACCTGGCCATCGCGGCCATCGGCCCCAGCCGTTCGGCGCTGATCTACTATTCCCTGCCCGCGTTCAGCGGGCTGGAGGCGCTGCTGCTGCTGGGCGAACCGGTGACGCCCGCCCACTTCACCAGCGGCGCGCTGATCCTGGGCGGCATTCTGGTGGCCACGCGGGAGTGA